One genomic region from Dehalobacter restrictus DSM 9455 encodes:
- a CDS encoding ABC transporter ATP-binding protein codes for MANLIKYEFIRKWRGLGIFMAIVLILNAFVLVKLQIGMHTTEEQMIVLGAFFSGILGIFFVLYIIDVIMMYSRDLDHKTGYMFMLTPNSGYKILGSKVITAILEGLLFLLVYILLLAGNFMGFYGEPLRALVGSDLFSNIISQVHLEGINLTSYFAVSLLMMFVSIVGLFLMVYAAISIRKSILAEKKFGGLISFIIFMLLAWVDSAITNTLTTDIFSANSMISPGVPSYTFLLIQILIQVVLGAIFFCVSAYLLENKMDM; via the coding sequence ATGGCTAATCTGATAAAATATGAATTTATCCGAAAATGGAGGGGCCTGGGCATTTTTATGGCCATCGTCCTGATCCTGAATGCATTTGTTTTGGTGAAGCTACAAATTGGTATGCATACAACCGAAGAACAGATGATCGTGCTGGGGGCATTTTTTTCGGGAATACTTGGTATCTTTTTTGTGCTGTATATTATTGATGTGATTATGATGTACAGCCGCGATCTAGATCATAAGACAGGATATATGTTTATGCTGACACCGAACAGTGGTTACAAAATCCTTGGGAGCAAGGTTATTACTGCAATATTGGAAGGATTACTGTTTCTACTGGTCTATATTCTGCTGCTTGCAGGCAATTTTATGGGGTTTTACGGAGAACCTCTTCGGGCTTTGGTCGGAAGTGATCTCTTTTCTAACATCATCAGTCAAGTCCATCTGGAAGGGATTAATCTGACTTCTTATTTTGCAGTGAGTCTGTTGATGATGTTTGTATCGATTGTGGGCTTGTTTTTAATGGTCTATGCCGCCATATCCATTCGCAAGAGTATCCTTGCTGAGAAAAAATTCGGCGGTTTGATCAGCTTCATCATCTTTATGCTGTTAGCCTGGGTTGACAGTGCCATAACAAATACGCTGACAACGGATATATTTAGTGCCAATTCGATGATCAGTCCAGGGGTGCCAAGCTATACGTTTCTTTTAATTCAAATTTTAATTCAGGTGGTGCTGGGTGCCATTTTCTTCTGTGTTTCCGCCTATTTGCTTGAGAATAAAATGGATATGTGA
- a CDS encoding reductive dehalogenase: MSEISKNGEKETKPQYQVSRRGFLKTGAAAAAMSVMGAIAAPSKVANAAIHDLSYTPAKGQWSKLRPVNHYGGATVHFVENNDQWLGTSKIVGPIKKSGEFNSGFGLATRGLLGDKARFGLLSQGERSPLTGGIMQALGMISGDETVMGTPRKDKLPIPDPEQMSQHIKDLAYYLRADDVGIGQMPSYGYYGTKCMPPITVIAAGILPPQTPIAEVPNTEPEYPYVITVAVEQHLETYLASTGYDGISVSQSMRCYHATANIAVIMARYIRNIGYNARAHHFGNYGLAVPPALIASGLGEHTRTGDCVAHPRMGFRNKCAAVTTDLPLVADKPIDFGMLDFCRVCMKCAVECPSKAISPDKEPVEMNGYLRWNSDYKKCAVFRCSNEEGVNCGRCMKVCPWNSKENSWFHEAGLWIGSKGETASTMLKAIDDMFGYGTEIVDKYKWWLEWPELHKINIPS, from the coding sequence ATGTCGGAGATTTCAAAAAATGGGGAAAAAGAAACCAAGCCGCAATATCAAGTGAGCCGCCGCGGTTTTCTTAAAACGGGGGCAGCTGCTGCCGCCATGAGTGTCATGGGGGCAATCGCAGCCCCGTCCAAGGTGGCAAACGCGGCTATTCATGACCTAAGCTATACACCTGCCAAAGGACAATGGTCGAAATTACGCCCTGTAAACCATTATGGTGGTGCCACGGTTCACTTTGTAGAAAATAACGATCAGTGGTTGGGAACAAGCAAAATTGTTGGGCCGATCAAAAAATCGGGAGAATTTAATTCGGGTTTCGGGCTTGCTACCAGAGGTCTACTGGGTGATAAGGCGAGATTCGGACTCCTTAGTCAGGGCGAAAGAAGTCCTTTAACGGGTGGCATAATGCAGGCTCTTGGGATGATTAGTGGAGATGAGACTGTCATGGGCACGCCGAGAAAAGATAAACTTCCTATTCCCGACCCCGAACAAATGTCCCAGCATATCAAAGATCTCGCTTATTATCTCAGGGCAGATGATGTTGGTATAGGCCAAATGCCTTCATACGGTTATTACGGCACGAAGTGTATGCCTCCCATAACTGTAATAGCTGCCGGTATCCTTCCGCCACAAACGCCGATCGCAGAAGTACCAAATACAGAACCGGAGTACCCCTATGTCATTACTGTCGCGGTTGAACAGCATTTGGAAACCTATTTGGCATCGACTGGGTATGACGGAATATCTGTAAGCCAGTCAATGCGTTGTTATCATGCCACAGCTAATATTGCCGTCATTATGGCGCGATATATTCGAAATATAGGCTATAATGCGAGAGCCCATCATTTTGGCAATTATGGTCTTGCCGTTCCTCCGGCACTTATAGCTTCCGGACTGGGTGAACATACCCGTACCGGAGACTGTGTTGCTCATCCCAGAATGGGATTCCGCAACAAATGTGCTGCGGTTACCACCGATTTGCCTTTGGTTGCCGATAAACCCATTGATTTTGGAATGTTGGATTTTTGCAGGGTTTGCATGAAATGTGCTGTTGAATGTCCTTCTAAAGCTATCAGCCCAGATAAAGAGCCAGTGGAAATGAACGGCTACCTGCGGTGGAACAGCGACTACAAAAAATGTGCCGTATTCCGTTGCAGTAATGAGGAAGGCGTCAACTGCGGCAGGTGTATGAAAGTCTGTCCATGGAATTCCAAAGAAAACTCCTGGTTCCATGAAGCAGGCCTGTGGATAGGCAGTAAAGGAGAAACTGCTTCAACAATGCTGAAAGCCATTGATGATATGTTCGGCTACGGGACTGAAATTGTTGATAAATACAAATGGTGGCTGGAATGGCCAGAGCTTCATAAAATTAATATACCAAGCTAG
- a CDS encoding Crp/Fnr family transcriptional regulator, translated as MGKMMNDHYILPQNFYPMLKLRDYLHLGIIRHYRKGESIVFLGETIDSIILVLSGKLGISFMHENGKQKFMYHADPYTFIDEALGIFTSSYVHVVSEEDSSVCFFEKFQFLMLLHENKELLLEYITCFSSKRCYFMHEASEAVLYKPSVRILRFFYLLCNTQGKLVDNVYEIDVKISQRAISEITGVHFITVNKILRYLKKENILNKTRNKIIIYDLPQLKALIEDWMNH; from the coding sequence ATGGGAAAAATGATGAATGATCATTATATTTTGCCCCAAAATTTTTATCCGATGTTGAAATTGCGTGATTACCTTCATTTGGGAATCATCCGTCATTATCGCAAAGGGGAATCCATCGTCTTCCTTGGAGAAACCATTGATAGTATCATCTTAGTACTTTCGGGAAAATTGGGTATCAGCTTCATGCATGAGAATGGAAAGCAAAAATTTATGTATCATGCGGATCCGTACACTTTCATAGATGAAGCCCTTGGCATATTTACAAGCTCTTATGTTCATGTTGTTTCGGAGGAAGATAGCAGCGTCTGTTTTTTTGAAAAATTTCAATTTCTTATGCTCCTTCATGAGAACAAAGAATTGCTTTTAGAATATATTACGTGTTTTTCATCCAAACGTTGTTATTTCATGCATGAGGCTAGTGAGGCGGTTCTTTATAAGCCATCCGTCAGGATTTTACGATTCTTTTATTTACTCTGCAATACACAAGGGAAACTGGTTGATAATGTTTATGAAATCGATGTGAAAATATCTCAAAGGGCAATTTCCGAAATAACAGGGGTTCACTTTATAACGGTCAATAAAATCTTAAGATATCTAAAAAAAGAAAACATTTTAAATAAAACAAGGAATAAGATTATTATATATGACTTACCACAACTAAAAGCTTTGATTGAGGATTGGATGAATCATTAA
- a CDS encoding ABC transporter ATP-binding protein, with amino-acid sequence MTSVLVAENVSKGFFRNKALHDLDLQIEEGKVYGLLGPNGSGKTTFFKIAAGLFKPTSGRMTVMGYPIGAETKKLTAFMPTDDFLFGWMKIDGILSFYTDMYEDFDQNKALEYLTFMELQENMKVSSLSTGMKARLKLAVTMARKARLYLLDEPLNGIDPISREKIVKMIMGAFRDDCAVIISSHLVSELETILDEVIFLDRGTVVLAGDAEKFRLEKSCSIEALYKEVYHG; translated from the coding sequence ATGACATCTGTATTAGTTGCTGAAAATGTCAGCAAAGGATTTTTCCGGAACAAGGCACTGCACGACCTGGATCTGCAGATTGAAGAGGGCAAAGTGTACGGGCTGCTCGGTCCTAACGGCAGTGGGAAAACCACCTTTTTCAAGATTGCCGCAGGGCTTTTTAAGCCAACTTCCGGCAGAATGACGGTTATGGGTTATCCCATCGGGGCAGAAACCAAAAAACTCACGGCTTTTATGCCAACGGATGATTTTCTGTTCGGCTGGATGAAAATTGACGGGATCCTCAGTTTTTACACAGACATGTATGAGGACTTTGATCAAAATAAAGCACTGGAATATTTAACGTTCATGGAATTACAGGAAAATATGAAAGTCAGCAGTTTATCCACGGGCATGAAAGCCAGGCTCAAACTGGCCGTAACGATGGCCCGGAAGGCCAGGCTTTATCTTCTGGACGAACCGCTGAATGGGATTGACCCGATTTCCAGGGAAAAAATTGTAAAGATGATTATGGGTGCTTTCCGCGATGACTGTGCAGTGATTATTTCGAGCCATCTGGTCAGTGAATTGGAAACGATTCTGGATGAAGTAATTTTCCTGGATCGCGGAACGGTCGTCCTGGCTGGTGATGCGGAAAAATTCAGACTGGAGAAATCCTGCTCGATTGAGGCACTGTATAAGGAGGTTTACCATGGCTAA
- a CDS encoding GntR family transcriptional regulator, translating into MNFDNTAPIYIQIMNLIKKDIILGKMNLGEKLLSSREYAQNLKVNPNTMVRVFNELEREGVTFTKRGVGTFITESEEKVEIMKKEMAEDIVRNFIEGMMELGFNFNDMIALIKSRLDKEAVQ; encoded by the coding sequence ATGAATTTTGATAATACTGCGCCGATTTACATTCAGATTATGAATTTGATTAAGAAAGACATAATTCTAGGAAAAATGAATTTAGGCGAAAAACTGCTGTCATCAAGGGAGTATGCCCAAAACCTGAAGGTGAATCCCAATACCATGGTAAGGGTCTTCAATGAACTGGAACGGGAAGGAGTGACCTTTACCAAACGAGGAGTAGGAACTTTTATTACAGAATCGGAGGAGAAGGTGGAGATTATGAAGAAAGAAATGGCAGAGGATATCGTCAGAAACTTTATTGAAGGAATGATGGAATTGGGATTTAATTTTAACGACATGATTGCGCTGATAAAAAGCAGGCTGGATAAGGAGGCTGTTCAATGA